A region from the Arachis ipaensis cultivar K30076 chromosome B01, Araip1.1, whole genome shotgun sequence genome encodes:
- the LOC110271674 gene encoding protein CHROMATIN REMODELING 19-like isoform X1 — translation MYGTTILADEMGLGKTVQAITYLTLLNHLHNDPGPHLMVCPAFVLENWERELKKWCPSVSTLQYHGAGRTAYCKELNSLSKAGLPPPFNVLLVCYSLFERHSPQQKDDRKILKRWRWSCMLMDEAHALKD, via the exons ATGTATGGCACAACCATATTGGCAGATGAAATGGGCCTGGGCAAAACTGTTCAG GCCATTACATATTTAACTTTGTTGAATCACTTGCATAATGATCCTGGTCCACATCTCATGGTATGTCCTGCTTTTGTTTTGGAAAACTGGGAAAGGGAACTAAAGAAGTGGTGCCCGTCAGTTTCTACTCTTCAATACCATGGGGCTGGACGAACAGCATATTGCAAGGAGTTGAACTCCCTCTCGAAGGCAGGGTTGCCTCCTCCATTTAATGTTCTTCTTGTGTGTTATTCACTTTTTGAACGGCACAG TCCACAGCAGAAAGATGATCGTAAAATATTGAAGCGCTGGAGGTGGAGCTGCATGCTGATGGATGAAGCTCATGCTTTGAAGGATTGA
- the LOC110271674 gene encoding protein CHROMATIN REMODELING 19-like isoform X3, with product MYGTTILADEMGLGKTVQAITYLTLLNHLHNDPGPHLMVCPAFVLENWERELKKWCPSVSTLQYHGAGRTAYCKELNSLSKAGLPPPFNVLLVCYSLFERHRKMIVKY from the exons ATGTATGGCACAACCATATTGGCAGATGAAATGGGCCTGGGCAAAACTGTTCAG GCCATTACATATTTAACTTTGTTGAATCACTTGCATAATGATCCTGGTCCACATCTCATGGTATGTCCTGCTTTTGTTTTGGAAAACTGGGAAAGGGAACTAAAGAAGTGGTGCCCGTCAGTTTCTACTCTTCAATACCATGGGGCTGGACGAACAGCATATTGCAAGGAGTTGAACTCCCTCTCGAAGGCAGGGTTGCCTCCTCCATTTAATGTTCTTCTTGTGTGTTATTCACTTTTTGAACGGCACAG AAAGATGATCGTAAAATATTGA
- the LOC110271674 gene encoding protein CHROMATIN REMODELING 19-like isoform X2, which produces MYGTTILADEMGLGKTVQAITYLTLLNHLHNDPGPHLMVCPAFVLENWERELKKWCPSVSTLQYHGAGRTAYCKELNSLSKAGLPPPFNVLLVCYSLFERHSRKMIVKY; this is translated from the exons ATGTATGGCACAACCATATTGGCAGATGAAATGGGCCTGGGCAAAACTGTTCAG GCCATTACATATTTAACTTTGTTGAATCACTTGCATAATGATCCTGGTCCACATCTCATGGTATGTCCTGCTTTTGTTTTGGAAAACTGGGAAAGGGAACTAAAGAAGTGGTGCCCGTCAGTTTCTACTCTTCAATACCATGGGGCTGGACGAACAGCATATTGCAAGGAGTTGAACTCCCTCTCGAAGGCAGGGTTGCCTCCTCCATTTAATGTTCTTCTTGTGTGTTATTCACTTTTTGAACGGCACAG CAGAAAGATGATCGTAAAATATTGA